One genomic window of Myripristis murdjan unplaced genomic scaffold, fMyrMur1.1, whole genome shotgun sequence includes the following:
- the LOC115356822 gene encoding thyrotropin-releasing hormone-degrading ectoenzyme-like: SLQWQIPLTVALGNASRISSESLIWINNKTEIHRIGQMEDDSWLLGNINQMGYFRVNYDLQNWKLLIQQLHTNPEIISVGNRAGLIDDAFNLARAGYLPQGIPLQLIGYLPEETSFLPWHAASRVLYQLDKLLDRTDEYSLFSDYVLKQVASRYHQMGWPSNGPSGESGVMQASYQTEELQRELIMLACSFGNKHCHRQAVAHISDWISSNKNRIPPNVRDIVYCTGVSLMDEDVWEFIWMKFHSSNAVSEKKILLEALTCSDNTFLLNRLLNLSLTSDLVPDQDVIDVIIHVGRNPHGRHLAWKHFREKWDVLNSRYGEALFMNSKLISGVTEFLNTERELTELKEFIQSSGGRAGPALPRALEIVEGNVRWHRLHRRQFYQWLRKAPNSALG; encoded by the exons AGATCCACAGGATTGGTCAGATGGAGGATGACagctggttgctaggcaacattAACCAGATGGGCTACTTCCGGGTGAACTATGACCTCCAGAACTGGAAACTGCTGATTCAGCAGCTTCACACCAACCCTgag ataATCTCCGTTGGCAACAGGGCGGGGCTTATTGATGATGCCTTCAACCTGGCCAG GGCAGGGTACCTCCCCCAGGGCATTCCTCTGCAGCTGATTGGCTACCTGCCTGAGGAGACGTCCTTCCTGCCGTGGCACGCCGCCAGCCGGGTCCTTTACCAGCTGGACAAGCTGCTGGACCGCACCGACGAATACAGCCTGTTCAgt gactaCGTGCTGAAGCAGGTCGCGTCCCGGTACCATCAGATGGGCTGGCCGAGTAACGGCCCGAGCGGCGAGAGCGGCGTGATGCAGGCGTCCTACCAGACTGA ggagctGCAGAGGGAGCTCATCATGTTGGCCTGCAGCTTCGGGAACAAACACTGCCACCGGCAGGCCGTCGCACACATCTCCGACTGGATCTCCAGCAACAAGaacag GATTCCTCCCAACGTCAGAGACATCGTGTACTGCACCGGCGTCAGCCTGATGGACGAGGACGTGTGGGAGTTCATCTGGATGAAGTTCCACTCGTCCAACGCCGTTTCAGAGAAGAAGATCCTGCTGGAGGCGCTGACCTGCTCCGACAACACCTTCCTGCTCAACAG GTTGCTGAACCTgtcgctgacctctgacctcgtcCCGGATCAGGATGTGATCGACGTCATCATCCACGTCGGCAGGAATCCTCACGGCCGACACCTCGCCTGGAAACACTTCAGAGAGAAGTGGGACGTTCTCAACAGCCG tTATGGTGAAGCGTTGTTCATGAACTCCAAGCTGATCAGTGGAGTCACAGAGTTCctcaacacagagagagagctgactgag TTAAAGGAGTTCATCCAGTCCAGTGGAGGGAGGGCGGGGCCTGCGTTGCCGCGGGCGCTCGAGATCGTCGAGGGCAACGTGCGCTGGCACCGCCTCCACCGACGGCAGTTCTACCAATGGCTGCGCAAAGCTCCAAACTCCGCCCTCGGCTAA